The Roseimicrobium gellanilyticum sequence CTCTCCCAACGTTGGATCCACCGGCCAATGCGTGTGAAACGCGGCAGCGGGCAGGCCTTCTTTGTTCCGTAGGTTCGGCTCGGCAACCTGCGACCACGCAAAGCGCACGCGGTCCGGCTTCGCCACCTTCGGGCTGCTGACGATCACGGTTTTGCCGTCGTCGGAAATCTTCACGTCTGCTTGCTGGAATTGACCATCCGTTCCAGCAATCTCAAACCAGTTGGGAGCCTTGCCATCGCGCGTGGTGAGTCCACTGCCGGTGTGCGTGAAGGAAATCACGACGCCCTGATCCGTGACCTTGAAGCCAGAATACAGCGGACCGGAGACGACGACGTTCTTCTTTCCATACGCATCCGCCATGGCCCACAGCAGCAGGCGTCGCGCCACTTCCATCTTCTCCTGAGGGTGGATGTCCTTGGGATTGCCAATGTCATTCGTCACGGCCATGCCGGTGTGCGGTGTCTTCAGAATCTGCTGCTGCGCCCACCAGAACTGCGGAATGGTGTGCACCGCCCCTTCGTGATAGAAGTAAGGAGCAATCTGCACATGGAGGAATGGCGCCTCGGGAGCATTGAACTGCTTGCGCCAGCCCGCGATGAGCGCGTTCTGCTTCGCCGTGTAGGCCATGCCCTCGGCGGAGTTTGACTCACCCTGATACCAGAGGAAGCCGCGCAGGGCAAAGGGAACCATAGGGTGTATCATGGACTGATACAGACCAGTCTCCCCCTGGAAACCGGAAGTCAGGACTGCGGGCGCAGCGGGAATGTCCGGAATGGGCGCCCCGGCACTCGCGGCCTTGTCGGCAGCTTCAGTCCAGGCGCGGACGCTGGCGATGTATTTGGGCATCTGGGCATCGTATTCGGGGAAGCCGGGCTGCCTGCCAACTCGCTGCTTGTAGAGATCTGCCGTTTCCGCGACTTCCTTCAGGCCTTCATCCGCCCACCACGGCTCGATGCGTGAGCCACCCCAGGAGCTGTTGATGACGCCCACCGGCACCTTCAATTCTTCCGTAAGCATCTTGCCAAAGAAGAAGCCGACTGCGGAAAAGTACTGTGCCGTCTCAGGTGTGGCATGCACCCACTGGGCATTCACCGTCTCCTGCCGCTTGTTGCTGGTGCCTTTGGGAATCTGGAAGAGGCGTAGCAGGGGTACCGGGCCCTTCGCGGCTTCGGCCTTGTTTCCCGGCGTCGTGTTGGCGACAGTCCACTCCATGTTGGACTGACCGCTGCACAACCACACTTCACCCACGAGGATGTCAGAGATTTGCTTTGCCGGGAGGCCTTCTTCCGTGGCGCTCAAGACCCGGCCCTCAGCACTGGCGGAAAGAGGATCCAGCGTGACCTGCCAGCGACCATCGGACTTGGCCGTCGTCTTCTTGGTCTGTCCAGCGAAGACGATGGTCACTTCCTTGCCTGGAGTCGCCCTACCCCACACGGGTGCGGGCTTGTCGCGTTGGATCACGGCGCCATTTTGGAAGGGCGGTGCGAGGGTGATTTCAGCGGAGAGCGGTACTGCGAGAGACGCGAGAGTGAGGCAAAAGGCCGGAAAAAGATTTTTGCACGCCATAGGGGTGAGCATCAGAAACGATTTTCCTGCGGCACGCCATAGCTTTCTTCGCGACCTCGGGCTTCTTCAGTGAAGCGAGCCTTACAGTGTTGGAGCCGAGCAGGACAATGCATAGGCCCAAGGAGTGGGAACGCCTCGTTCCCATGGCGACAGGGTCCATGACCGGAAATCACTGAGACACCAGGTTCAACACACATGGGATGCTCGGCACGCACCACGACAAGGAGTAGTGCCCAATGGGAACGAGGCGTTCCCACTCCTTGAGCCTATGCATTGTCCTTCCACATGGACTACCTCAAGCGCATGTGCCACTCCAGATAGCCCACTCTCACTCACTCCCACTCAATGCTCGCCGGCGGCTTCGTGCTGATATCATACAGCACGCGATTCACACCTTTCACGGAGTTGAGAATGCGATTGCTCGTATTGCGCAGCACCTGATACGGAAGCTCCACCCAGTCGGCGGTCATGGCATCTTCGCTGATGACCGCGCGCAAGGAGATAGCCTGCTCGTAGCTGCGTTCGTCACCCTTCACACCCACGGTCTTCACAGGGAGGAGTGCGGCATAGGCCTGCCAGGTCTTTTCATACCAGCCGGACTTGCGCAGCTCTTCCATGAAGATGGCATCGGCCTCGCGCGTCGAGGTGAGGCGCTCTTCCGTGATCTCGCCCGGCACGCGCACAGCGAGGCCAGGTCCGGGGAACGGGTGACGCCACAGGGCGCGGTGCGGGATACCCAGCTCAGCGCCGAGGGCACGCACTTCGTCCTTGAAGAGTTCTGCCAGAGGCTCGATCACACGACCGGCTTCCTTGAGTTCCATCACGCGGTCCACACGGTTGTGGTGCGTCTTGATCTTGGAGGCGATGGAGCCGCTCGTGGCGCTCTCGATCACGTCCGGATACAGTGTGCCCTGCGCGAGCAGTTCCACGTGATCCGCCGCGCCGAAGAAGACATCCAGGAAGAGATTCCCGATGATCTTGCGCTTTTGCTCGGGGTCGGTCACGCCCTTCAGCGCGCCGAGGAACTGTGCGCTGGCGTCCACCACCTCGATGGGCACGCCCACCTCAGCGAACTGGGCCACCACGTCCTCGCGCTCATGTTTGCGCAGCAGGCCGTGATCCACAAAGATGCAGCGCTGCTTGATGCCCGCCTTGTGCAGGAGCACGGCGAGCACGGTGGAGTCCACCCCACCGGAAACACCGCAGAGCACTTCGCGTCCTGCCACTTCCTTGCGGATCTGCTCGAGCATCTGGTTCTTGAAATCCGTGATGCTGAACTT is a genomic window containing:
- a CDS encoding sialate O-acetylesterase, with translation MIQRDKPAPVWGRATPGKEVTIVFAGQTKKTTAKSDGRWQVTLDPLSASAEGRVLSATEEGLPAKQISDILVGEVWLCSGQSNMEWTVANTTPGNKAEAAKGPVPLLRLFQIPKGTSNKRQETVNAQWVHATPETAQYFSAVGFFFGKMLTEELKVPVGVINSSWGGSRIEPWWADEGLKEVAETADLYKQRVGRQPGFPEYDAQMPKYIASVRAWTEAADKAASAGAPIPDIPAAPAVLTSGFQGETGLYQSMIHPMVPFALRGFLWYQGESNSAEGMAYTAKQNALIAGWRKQFNAPEAPFLHVQIAPYFYHEGAVHTIPQFWWAQQQILKTPHTGMAVTNDIGNPKDIHPQEKMEVARRLLLWAMADAYGKKNVVVSGPLYSGFKVTDQGVVISFTHTGSGLTTRDGKAPNWFEIAGTDGQFQQADVKISDDGKTVIVSSPKVAKPDRVRFAWSQVAEPNLRNKEGLPAAAFHTHWPVDPTLGENVLRGKPYTSSHKNNYGWDPGLTDGVWGNNAPNCYATDAEPTFPKTVTADLGAVKEIQAVVYGAPNVGSTKTVAVSISEDGKTFTEVGRNDFAPKKDGRAEARFAPKKARYIRVTFVAQHSQQDQFPADFAFLSELEAYAPMK
- the guaA gene encoding glutamine-hydrolyzing GMP synthase, with product MTTEGEVAVLDYGSQYSQLIVRRVRELGFVSHLYAPEKLGELKGPGAIILSGGPRSTSEKDAPDVDFEKLKAFGVPVLGVCYGMQLLNIKHGGTVKPGVTREYGPARLITGEPCTLFQGLSHDSQIWMSHSDTVQHLPEGTKVVATNQDSVPVALQWGEACYGIQFHPEVTHSHEGTKILENFLSLAKGKLAKFSITDFKNQMLEQIRKEVAGREVLCGVSGGVDSTVLAVLLHKAGIKQRCIFVDHGLLRKHEREDVVAQFAEVGVPIEVVDASAQFLGALKGVTDPEQKRKIIGNLFLDVFFGAADHVELLAQGTLYPDVIESATSGSIASKIKTHHNRVDRVMELKEAGRVIEPLAELFKDEVRALGAELGIPHRALWRHPFPGPGLAVRVPGEITEERLTSTREADAIFMEELRKSGWYEKTWQAYAALLPVKTVGVKGDERSYEQAISLRAVISEDAMTADWVELPYQVLRNTSNRILNSVKGVNRVLYDISTKPPASIEWE